In a genomic window of Comamonadaceae bacterium OTU4NAUVB1:
- a CDS encoding GNAT family N-acetyltransferase → MEIRRFKCGDEAALFRVHVTAIHEIASRDYSPEQIEAWAPTDTDMVMWADRMRVLRPFVAELDGEIVGYADIQPHGLIDHFYVSGDHPRQGIGTRLMARIHEEAKTLGLTRLTSHVSRTAEPFFTLHGFRVIERAFPVRRGLTLENALMQKAGPVS, encoded by the coding sequence ATGGAAATTCGTCGATTTAAATGCGGTGATGAGGCCGCACTGTTCCGTGTTCACGTCACGGCCATTCATGAGATCGCCTCTCGCGATTACTCGCCTGAACAGATCGAGGCCTGGGCACCGACGGACACGGACATGGTCATGTGGGCTGACCGCATGCGCGTCCTCCGCCCCTTCGTCGCCGAACTCGACGGCGAAATCGTCGGTTACGCGGATATCCAGCCCCATGGACTCATCGACCACTTCTACGTGTCGGGCGACCATCCGCGCCAAGGCATTGGAACGAGGCTGATGGCGCGTATCCATGAAGAGGCAAAGACCCTCGGCTTGACGCGATTGACCTCTCATGTGAGCAGGACAGCCGAACCGTTCTTCACGCTCCATGGCTTCCGGGTCATCGAGCGAGCATTTCCAGTCAGGCGCGGATTGACGTTGGAGAACGCGTTGATGCAAAAGGCTGGTCCCGTCTCATAA
- a CDS encoding 2-hydroxyacid dehydrogenase, with protein sequence MTTSKTRVLQHGRLLPALEARLAETYDLHPLWEEADPEAFLAARGGEFTALVTSARHGADAATIAAMPALEVISSFGVGLDAIDLDAARARGIAVGYTPDVLNDCVADTAFALLMDVARRVTEADRFVRRGDWQRGPFPSATRVSGKKLGILGMGRIGRVIARRASGFDMEVRYHNRHPLEDVAQGYAASLEELAGWADFLVIASAGGAETRGLVSRAILDALGPQGYLINISRGTVVDEAALVEALQHKRIAGAGLDVFEDEPNVPEALLALDNVVLLPHIASGTHETRAAMARRVEDNLAAFLAGRPMVSAAA encoded by the coding sequence ATGACCACTTCCAAGACCCGCGTCCTCCAGCACGGCCGGCTGCTGCCCGCCCTCGAAGCCCGCCTCGCCGAGACCTACGACCTCCATCCGCTGTGGGAGGAGGCCGATCCGGAGGCCTTCCTCGCCGCGCGCGGCGGCGAGTTCACGGCGCTCGTCACCTCGGCGCGCCACGGCGCCGACGCCGCGACGATCGCGGCGATGCCGGCGCTCGAGGTCATCTCCAGCTTCGGCGTCGGCCTCGACGCGATCGACCTGGACGCCGCGCGCGCGCGCGGCATCGCGGTGGGCTACACGCCCGACGTGCTCAACGACTGCGTGGCCGACACCGCCTTCGCGCTGCTCATGGACGTGGCGCGCCGCGTCACCGAGGCCGACCGCTTCGTGCGCCGGGGCGACTGGCAGCGCGGTCCCTTTCCGTCGGCGACGCGGGTCTCGGGCAAGAAGCTCGGCATCCTGGGCATGGGGCGCATCGGCCGCGTGATCGCGCGCCGCGCCTCGGGCTTCGACATGGAGGTGCGCTACCACAACCGCCACCCGCTCGAGGACGTCGCGCAGGGCTACGCGGCCTCGCTGGAGGAGCTGGCCGGATGGGCCGATTTCCTGGTGATCGCCAGCGCGGGCGGCGCCGAGACGCGCGGCCTGGTCTCGCGCGCGATCCTCGACGCGCTCGGCCCCCAGGGCTACCTGATCAACATCTCGCGCGGCACGGTGGTCGACGAGGCGGCGCTGGTCGAGGCCCTGCAGCACAAGCGCATCGCCGGCGCCGGGCTCGACGTCTTCGAGGACGAGCCGAACGTGCCCGAGGCCCTGCTGGCGCTCGACAACGTCGTGCTGCTGCCGCACATCGCGAGCGGCACGCACGAGACGCGCGCGGCGATGGCGCGGCGCGTGGAGGACAACCTGGCCGCCTTCCTGGCCGGCCGGCCGATGGTCAGCGCCGCCGCCTGA
- a CDS encoding restriction endonuclease, translating to MAIPDFQSLMLPVLEESAAGEVRISDVVTVLGRKLALTEAELSELLPSGKQTTFANRVNWAKSYLGKAGLIRLTKRAYFEISERGRAVLASPPKTINIKFLESFPEFKVFRETTVANSETPQSGLAALKELAPDEVMRSASNELQRSLSAEILARIIASPPDFFERLIVQLLIAMGYGGSAIEAGKALGKSGDGGVDGVIDQDALGLDRIYVQAKRYANSKISSSEIRDFFGSLDRFKANKGLFVTTSTFSQASKETAEMLSKRIVLIDGEFLTRLMIRFDIGCRVEEVIYIKKLDEDFFD from the coding sequence ATGGCGATTCCGGACTTTCAATCACTGATGCTTCCCGTGCTCGAGGAATCTGCCGCTGGCGAGGTGCGCATCTCGGATGTCGTCACCGTTCTTGGACGCAAGCTGGCTTTGACTGAGGCTGAGCTGTCAGAGCTCCTGCCTTCGGGCAAGCAGACCACCTTTGCCAATCGTGTGAACTGGGCCAAGAGCTACCTGGGGAAAGCTGGACTGATCAGGCTCACGAAGCGTGCGTACTTCGAGATCAGCGAACGAGGGAGGGCTGTGCTGGCCAGTCCACCAAAGACGATCAACATCAAGTTTCTCGAGTCCTTTCCTGAGTTCAAGGTATTCAGAGAAACGACAGTCGCAAATTCAGAGACGCCGCAATCAGGTTTGGCGGCACTCAAGGAATTGGCGCCTGATGAAGTCATGAGGTCTGCGAGCAACGAGCTTCAACGATCACTCAGTGCCGAAATTCTTGCAAGAATCATTGCCTCGCCACCGGATTTTTTCGAACGCCTCATCGTGCAACTCCTTATCGCGATGGGATATGGTGGATCGGCCATAGAAGCTGGAAAGGCTTTGGGCAAGAGTGGAGATGGCGGTGTTGATGGCGTCATCGATCAGGATGCATTGGGTTTAGATCGCATCTACGTTCAAGCCAAGCGATATGCGAACAGCAAGATATCGTCGAGTGAGATCCGGGATTTCTTCGGCTCGCTGGATCGATTCAAGGCAAATAAGGGACTGTTCGTCACGACATCCACTTTCTCGCAGGCATCGAAAGAAACGGCCGAGATGCTGAGCAAGCGCATCGTACTGATCGACGGCGAATTTCTCACCCGGCTGATGATTCGCTTTGATATAGGCTGTCGAGTGGAAGAAGTGATATACATCAAGAAGCTCGATGAGGACTTCTTCGATTGA
- a CDS encoding EAL domain-containing protein: MNLPSPYLPTSHDPWIVATSLLIATLAAFVALDLAQRVRRSDDRLDKVWWAVGSLAMGTGIWAMHFVGMLGFSLPIRLGFAGNLTLASWAVAVAASSIALWVSSRRDFSIRRLGVASLAMGAGICAMHYAGMAALDMAPGIVWDRGTVALSAVIAVGTSAAAMGIFALVRQRQERRLGVQLLAALVMGLAVCGMHYTGMAAASFPVGSVCLSADALSGSGLTGLVVVAACLLLGGTLFTSLLEARLQVVARRLSSSLEETNARLQSANAELSRRAFTDALTGLPNRVLFEDRLNHALRRMARANQLQIEERIAVLFIDLDGFKPVNDTFGHIAGDRILSATADRLRALAREGDTVARIGGDEFLVLLEGIQDSAACAQAANAILASLSQPFDVLDRQVQIACSIGIVIHPLEGEADKLIANADAAMYAAKRTGGGNYAIFESHMGTDANTQLELQSDLRRAVDLGQFELYYQPKVDGATGRVDGVEALVRWNHPQRGRLAPLEFIGLAERFGVIVRLGDWIIDEACRQIAAWRDDGLHLNVAVNLSVLQLRESGLAQRIGAALQRHGVPAERLMCEITESVAMEDIAATQRTFQGLEAIGVFLSIDDFGTGYSSLSYLRQLPARQLKIDRSFIADLDLRADARPVVQAVIQLAHALGLRVVAEGVERQAQHDILAALGCDEFQGFLYARPMTALDMAGWTLDASRPAPEPSVPRHAALPAPEAVLQA, translated from the coding sequence GTGAACTTACCTTCGCCCTACCTCCCGACCAGCCACGACCCGTGGATCGTCGCGACCTCGCTGCTCATCGCCACCCTGGCCGCCTTCGTCGCGCTGGACTTGGCCCAGCGCGTGCGCCGCTCCGACGACCGCCTCGACAAGGTCTGGTGGGCGGTCGGCTCGCTGGCCATGGGCACGGGCATCTGGGCGATGCACTTCGTCGGCATGCTGGGCTTCTCGCTGCCGATCCGCCTGGGCTTCGCCGGCAACCTGACCCTGGCCTCGTGGGCGGTGGCGGTGGCGGCCTCCAGCATCGCGCTGTGGGTGTCGAGCCGGCGGGACTTCAGCATCCGGCGCCTGGGCGTCGCCTCGCTGGCGATGGGCGCGGGCATCTGCGCCATGCACTACGCGGGCATGGCCGCGCTGGACATGGCCCCGGGCATCGTCTGGGACCGGGGCACGGTCGCGCTGTCGGCGGTGATCGCGGTGGGCACCTCGGCGGCGGCGATGGGCATCTTCGCGCTGGTGCGCCAGCGCCAGGAGCGGCGCCTGGGCGTGCAGCTGCTGGCCGCGCTGGTGATGGGCCTGGCGGTCTGCGGCATGCACTACACCGGCATGGCGGCGGCGAGCTTCCCGGTCGGCTCGGTCTGCCTGAGCGCCGATGCGCTCAGCGGCTCCGGCCTCACGGGCCTGGTGGTGGTGGCCGCGTGCCTGCTGCTGGGCGGCACGCTGTTCACGTCGCTGCTGGAGGCGCGGCTGCAGGTGGTGGCGCGGCGCCTGTCGAGTTCGCTGGAGGAGACGAACGCGCGGCTGCAGTCGGCCAACGCGGAACTCTCGCGGCGTGCCTTCACCGACGCGCTCACCGGGCTGCCCAACCGGGTGCTGTTCGAGGACCGCCTGAACCACGCGCTGCGGCGCATGGCGCGCGCCAACCAGCTGCAGATCGAGGAGCGCATCGCCGTGCTGTTCATCGACCTCGACGGCTTCAAGCCGGTCAACGACACGTTCGGCCACATCGCCGGCGACCGCATCCTGAGCGCCACGGCCGATCGCCTGCGGGCGCTGGCGCGCGAGGGCGACACGGTCGCGCGCATCGGCGGCGACGAGTTCCTGGTGCTGCTCGAAGGCATCCAGGACAGCGCCGCCTGCGCGCAGGCGGCCAACGCCATCCTGGCGAGCCTCTCGCAGCCCTTCGACGTGCTGGACCGGCAGGTGCAGATCGCCTGCTCGATCGGCATCGTGATCCATCCGCTGGAGGGCGAGGCCGACAAGCTCATCGCCAACGCCGACGCGGCCATGTACGCGGCCAAGCGCACCGGCGGGGGCAACTACGCGATCTTCGAGTCGCACATGGGCACCGACGCGAACACCCAGCTCGAGCTGCAGAGCGACCTGCGCCGGGCGGTCGACCTCGGGCAGTTCGAGCTGTACTACCAGCCCAAGGTCGATGGCGCCACCGGCCGGGTCGATGGCGTGGAGGCCCTGGTGCGCTGGAACCACCCGCAGCGCGGCCGGCTCGCGCCGCTGGAGTTCATCGGCCTGGCCGAGCGCTTCGGCGTCATCGTGCGCCTGGGCGACTGGATCATCGACGAGGCCTGCCGGCAGATCGCGGCGTGGCGCGACGACGGGCTGCACCTGAACGTGGCGGTCAACCTGTCGGTGCTGCAGTTGCGCGAGAGCGGGCTGGCCCAGCGCATCGGCGCGGCGCTGCAACGCCACGGCGTGCCGGCCGAACGCCTGATGTGCGAGATCACGGAATCGGTCGCCATGGAGGACATCGCGGCCACGCAGCGCACCTTCCAGGGCCTGGAGGCCATCGGCGTGTTCCTGTCGATCGACGATTTCGGCACCGGCTATTCCAGCCTGAGCTACCTGCGCCAGCTGCCCGCGCGCCAGCTCAAGATCGACCGCAGCTTCATCGCCGACCTCGACCTGCGCGCCGACGCGCGGCCGGTGGTCCAGGCGGTGATCCAGCTCGCGCACGCGCTGGG
- the maiA gene encoding maleylacetoacetate isomerase produces the protein MADGPVFRASALAPTYPPNAMTSPDRASDNHDHDHDHNDDDRFELYSYWRTSATYRVRVAFNLKGVKPKEHDVDIDAGEHRGEAFLRINPMGAIPALIDHGPGQPSTPLTQSQAILEFIDETYPEPPLLPADAHGRARVRSLSALLAADTHPLITPRVKKYLTTTGGFDDAAWRAWQVQWFGTGLRALERRLAGEPGTGRFCHGDAPGMADICLASVVAVMRVFKVEIDGIPTVLRVMAACEELDAFARADPMKQAGAPKAA, from the coding sequence ATGGCCGACGGCCCGGTCTTCCGGGCCTCGGCCCTCGCCCCCACTTACCCGCCCAACGCCATGACGTCCCCCGACCGCGCCTCCGACAACCACGACCACGACCACGATCACAACGACGACGACCGCTTCGAGCTGTATTCGTACTGGCGCACCTCCGCCACCTACCGCGTGCGCGTCGCCTTCAACCTCAAGGGCGTGAAGCCGAAGGAGCACGACGTCGACATCGATGCCGGCGAGCATCGCGGCGAGGCGTTCCTGAGGATCAACCCGATGGGCGCCATCCCGGCGCTGATCGACCACGGTCCCGGCCAGCCCTCGACGCCGCTCACGCAATCGCAGGCGATCCTCGAATTCATCGACGAGACCTACCCCGAACCCCCGCTGCTGCCGGCCGACGCGCACGGCCGCGCGCGCGTGCGCTCGCTGTCGGCATTGCTGGCGGCCGACACGCACCCGCTGATCACGCCGCGCGTCAAGAAGTACCTGACGACCACCGGCGGCTTCGACGACGCCGCCTGGCGCGCGTGGCAGGTCCAGTGGTTCGGCACCGGCCTGCGCGCGCTGGAGCGACGTCTCGCAGGCGAGCCCGGCACCGGCCGCTTCTGCCATGGCGACGCGCCCGGCATGGCCGACATCTGCTTGGCCAGCGTCGTCGCCGTGATGCGCGTGTTCAAGGTCGAGATCGACGGCATCCCGACGGTGCTGCGCGTCATGGCCGCGTGCGAGGAACTCGACGCCTTCGCGCGCGCCGACCCCATGAAGCAGGCGGGCGCGCCGAAGGCCGCCTGA
- a CDS encoding alpha/beta hydrolase, translating into MPKLQIAAPTGEPIELHYEDHGNGRPVVLIHGWPLSGRSWEAQVGPLVEAGHRVIAYDRRGFGASSQPWSGYDYDTFAADLDALLSHLDVTGATLVGFSMGGGEVARYVAKYGTARVAGAVFAGAVPPYLYKSEDNPDGGLDDATIAQFEHGVKTDRLAFLEDFTKNFFGVEGKLLVSEPMRQYAVRIASAASPKGTLDCIAAFGRTDFRDDLTKFGDLPTLVIHGDSDAIVPFEVSGKRTHAAIPGSTLALIEGAPHGFNVSHAEEFNAHLLAFLAKLPR; encoded by the coding sequence ATGCCCAAGCTCCAGATCGCCGCCCCGACGGGCGAACCCATCGAACTGCACTACGAGGACCACGGCAACGGCCGGCCGGTCGTGCTGATCCACGGCTGGCCGCTGAGCGGCCGCTCGTGGGAAGCGCAGGTCGGCCCGCTGGTCGAGGCCGGCCACCGCGTCATCGCCTACGACCGGCGCGGCTTCGGCGCCTCGTCGCAGCCGTGGTCGGGCTACGACTACGACACCTTCGCCGCCGACCTCGACGCCCTGCTCTCGCACCTCGACGTCACCGGCGCCACGCTGGTCGGCTTCTCCATGGGCGGCGGCGAGGTGGCGCGCTACGTGGCGAAATACGGCACCGCGCGCGTCGCCGGCGCCGTGTTCGCCGGCGCCGTGCCGCCCTACCTCTACAAGAGCGAGGACAACCCCGACGGCGGGCTCGACGACGCCACCATCGCGCAGTTCGAGCACGGCGTGAAGACCGATCGCCTGGCCTTCCTGGAGGACTTCACGAAGAACTTCTTCGGCGTCGAGGGCAAGCTGCTGGTGAGCGAGCCGATGCGCCAGTACGCCGTGCGCATCGCCTCGGCCGCCTCGCCCAAGGGCACGCTGGACTGCATCGCCGCCTTCGGCCGCACCGACTTCCGCGACGACCTGACGAAGTTCGGCGACCTGCCCACGCTGGTCATCCACGGCGACAGCGACGCCATCGTGCCCTTCGAGGTCAGCGGCAAGCGCACCCACGCCGCGATCCCCGGCAGCACGCTGGCGCTGATCGAAGGCGCGCCGCACGGCTTCAACGTGTCGCATGCCGAGGAATTCAACGCGCACCTGCTCGCCTTCCTGGCGAAGCTGCCGCGATGA
- a CDS encoding VOC family protein: MTPKNTLCLWFDGTAAEAAAFYAATFPDSAVGAVTPAPGDYPDGQAGDVLVVAFTVVGIPCIGLNGGPQFRHSEAFSFQIATDDQAETDRLWNAIVGNGGQESECGWCKDRWGLSWQITPRVLTEALSGPDRAAARRVFDAMMTMRKIDVAAIEAARAG, encoded by the coding sequence ATGACACCCAAGAACACCCTCTGCCTGTGGTTCGACGGCACCGCCGCCGAAGCCGCGGCGTTCTACGCGGCGACCTTCCCCGACAGTGCCGTCGGCGCCGTCACCCCCGCGCCGGGCGACTACCCGGATGGCCAGGCGGGCGACGTGCTGGTGGTCGCGTTCACCGTCGTGGGCATTCCCTGCATCGGACTGAACGGCGGGCCGCAGTTCAGGCACAGCGAGGCCTTCTCGTTCCAGATCGCGACCGACGACCAGGCCGAGACGGACCGGCTGTGGAACGCCATCGTCGGCAACGGCGGCCAGGAAAGCGAGTGCGGCTGGTGCAAGGACCGCTGGGGGCTGTCGTGGCAGATCACGCCGCGCGTGCTGACCGAGGCGCTGTCCGGGCCGGATCGCGCGGCGGCCAGGCGGGTGTTCGACGCGATGATGACGATGCGCAAGATCGACGTCGCGGCGATCGAGGCGGCGCGGGCGGGTTGA
- a CDS encoding FAD-dependent oxidoreductase translates to MNPTHLPEPARLLPVFGEYDVVVVGGGPAGLAAAASAARHGARTLLVERYGFLGGMGTAGGVTNFAGLYARHDGAMRQVVHGVVDELFERLEALGGLNRPQDGMQGRIRVRSYDTSAYKCAADGLLLDAGVELLFHAHAAAVLMDGARIAALVVETKSGRQAVRAGIFVDASGDADVAAFAGVPYAVGDGRGSGLFPTTMFRVGHVDAEAALAAVGEFKAINDVMARAQREHPGRYRFPREGAILRPQIHASEWRANVTQLKNAQGRAMNGVDARELSAGEVEGRRQIVDYFAFLREQVDGFADARIVEIAPQVGIRETRRIDGLYALSGDDIVDSARFEDAIGVNGWPMELHTDGGVAWRFPRDADRAFNDLPWRMLVPHGVDNLLVAGRCASMTHEGQSAARASGACFAMGQAAGTAAAHAGRTPLREVDTALLRERLRADGVWLPGR, encoded by the coding sequence ATGAACCCCACCCACCTCCCTGAACCCGCCCGCCTGCTCCCCGTCTTCGGCGAATACGACGTGGTGGTCGTCGGCGGCGGCCCGGCCGGGCTGGCGGCCGCCGCCAGCGCGGCGCGCCACGGCGCGCGCACCCTGCTGGTCGAGCGCTACGGCTTCCTCGGCGGCATGGGCACCGCCGGCGGCGTGACCAACTTCGCCGGGCTCTACGCCCGCCACGACGGCGCGATGCGGCAGGTGGTGCACGGCGTGGTCGACGAACTGTTCGAGCGACTGGAGGCGCTAGGCGGCCTGAACCGGCCGCAGGACGGCATGCAGGGCCGCATCCGCGTGCGCTCCTACGACACCTCGGCCTACAAGTGCGCGGCCGACGGCCTGCTGCTCGACGCCGGCGTCGAACTGCTGTTCCACGCCCACGCCGCCGCCGTGCTGATGGACGGCGCGCGCATCGCGGCGCTGGTGGTGGAGACCAAGTCCGGGCGCCAGGCGGTCCGCGCCGGGATCTTCGTCGACGCCTCGGGCGACGCCGACGTGGCGGCCTTCGCCGGCGTGCCCTACGCGGTCGGCGACGGCCGGGGCAGCGGCCTCTTCCCGACCACCATGTTCCGCGTCGGCCACGTCGACGCCGAGGCGGCGCTCGCGGCGGTGGGCGAGTTCAAGGCCATCAACGACGTGATGGCGCGCGCGCAGCGCGAGCATCCCGGGCGCTATCGCTTCCCGCGCGAGGGCGCGATCCTGCGGCCGCAGATCCATGCCTCCGAATGGCGCGCCAACGTCACGCAGCTCAAGAACGCGCAGGGCCGCGCCATGAACGGCGTGGACGCGCGCGAGCTCAGCGCCGGCGAGGTCGAGGGCCGGCGCCAGATCGTGGACTACTTCGCCTTCCTGCGCGAGCAGGTCGACGGCTTCGCCGACGCGCGCATCGTGGAGATCGCGCCGCAGGTGGGCATCCGCGAGACGCGGCGCATCGACGGGCTGTATGCCCTCTCCGGCGACGACATCGTCGACTCGGCGCGCTTCGAGGACGCCATCGGCGTCAACGGCTGGCCGATGGAGCTGCACACCGACGGCGGCGTGGCATGGCGCTTCCCGCGCGACGCCGACCGCGCCTTCAACGACCTGCCCTGGCGCATGCTGGTGCCCCATGGCGTGGACAACCTGCTGGTGGCGGGTCGCTGCGCGTCGATGACGCACGAGGGCCAGTCGGCCGCGCGGGCCAGCGGCGCCTGCTTCGCCATGGGACAGGCGGCCGGCACGGCGGCGGCGCACGCCGGCCGCACGCCCCTGCGCGAGGTCGACACGGCCTTGCTGCGCGAGCGCCTGCGTGCCGACGGCGTGTGGCTGCCCGGGCGCTGA
- a CDS encoding cupin domain-containing protein, translating into MNRTDFAVFESEALAAGYDEALVRQWAPDAVIEHHAHPFDADAVVTEGEMWLTCGDETRHLLPGDTFQLPNGTPHAERYGAQGAVYWVARRNPR; encoded by the coding sequence ATGAACCGTACCGACTTCGCGGTCTTCGAATCCGAGGCGCTGGCCGCCGGCTACGACGAGGCGCTGGTGCGCCAGTGGGCGCCCGACGCCGTCATCGAGCACCACGCGCACCCCTTCGACGCCGACGCCGTGGTCACCGAGGGCGAGATGTGGCTGACCTGCGGCGACGAGACGCGACACCTGCTGCCGGGCGACACCTTCCAGTTGCCGAACGGCACGCCGCACGCGGAGCGGTACGGAGCGCAAGGGGCGGTCTACTGGGTGGCGCGGCGCAATCCAAGGTGA
- a CDS encoding sugar O-acetyltransferase encodes MTPPSSTGPANPARTEKQKMLAGDLYDAGDDELQADLAATREWLVRYNAALGMGSADRRVLLAERLGAVGDGATVRPPFHCDYGFNVELGAGVFMNFGCVILDVVKVTIGDKTQIGPNVQILTADHPRSAAEREAGLEFGRPIRIGRNVWIGGGAILLPGITVGDDAVIGAGSVVTRDVPAGATVVGNPARVRG; translated from the coding sequence ATGACCCCACCCTCCTCCACCGGCCCGGCGAACCCCGCCAGGACCGAAAAACAGAAGATGCTCGCCGGCGACCTCTATGACGCCGGCGACGACGAGCTCCAGGCCGACCTGGCCGCGACGCGCGAATGGCTGGTGCGATACAACGCCGCGCTCGGCATGGGTTCGGCGGACCGGCGCGTGCTGCTGGCCGAGCGCCTGGGCGCGGTGGGCGACGGCGCGACCGTGCGCCCGCCGTTCCACTGCGACTACGGCTTCAACGTCGAACTCGGCGCCGGGGTGTTCATGAACTTCGGCTGCGTGATCCTCGACGTGGTGAAGGTGACCATCGGCGACAAGACGCAGATCGGTCCCAACGTGCAGATCCTCACGGCCGACCACCCCAGGAGCGCGGCCGAGCGCGAGGCCGGCCTGGAGTTCGGCCGGCCGATCCGCATCGGGCGCAACGTGTGGATCGGCGGGGGCGCGATCCTGCTGCCGGGCATCACGGTGGGCGACGACGCGGTGATCGGCGCGGGCAGCGTGGTGACGCGCGACGTGCCGGCCGGCGCCACGGTGGTGGGCAACCCGGCGCGGGTGCGCGGCTGA
- a CDS encoding tripartite tricarboxylate transporter substrate binding protein, whose translation MSFPPASRQRRAVLASALLGLAAPVLAQPTAAPAAWPTRPVRILVGFPGGSTPDIAARVLAEPLARALGQPVVVDNKPGASGNIAADAVAKATDDHTLGIVINGNLTSSKLLYPRLPYDPARDFSELSLIATAPLVLVAANDVPAGKDFLAAARASGTKWNYGSVGIGSVGHLGMELLKDRVPGMDAQHVPYAGNPQVVTAMIGGQVQLALVPPAIAIPQVRAGKLRAIGLTSGRSTLAPDYAPLTELGVRDFGLEVWTALLGPAGLSPEARARVTREIAVIMKNPEVRQQLFDRGWQPVGTSPEGMRARVKEEAAIMGRIIQARGITLQ comes from the coding sequence ATGTCATTTCCTCCCGCTTCACGCCAGCGCCGCGCCGTGCTCGCCAGCGCCCTCCTCGGCCTGGCCGCGCCGGTCCTCGCGCAACCCACCGCCGCGCCCGCCGCCTGGCCGACCCGCCCCGTGCGCATCCTGGTGGGCTTCCCCGGCGGCTCCACGCCCGACATCGCCGCGCGCGTGCTGGCCGAGCCGCTGGCCCGGGCCCTGGGCCAGCCGGTGGTGGTGGACAACAAGCCGGGCGCCTCCGGCAACATCGCGGCCGACGCCGTGGCCAAGGCCACCGACGACCACACCCTGGGCATCGTCATCAACGGCAACCTCACGTCCTCGAAGCTGCTCTATCCCAGGCTGCCCTACGACCCGGCCCGGGACTTCAGCGAGCTGTCGCTGATCGCCACCGCGCCGCTGGTGCTGGTGGCCGCCAACGACGTGCCCGCCGGCAAGGATTTCCTGGCCGCCGCCCGCGCCTCGGGCACGAAGTGGAACTACGGCTCGGTGGGCATCGGCTCGGTCGGCCACCTGGGCATGGAGCTGCTGAAGGACCGCGTGCCCGGCATGGACGCCCAGCACGTGCCGTACGCCGGCAATCCGCAGGTGGTGACGGCCATGATCGGCGGCCAGGTGCAGCTGGCCCTGGTGCCGCCGGCCATCGCCATCCCACAGGTCCGGGCCGGCAAGCTCCGGGCCATCGGCCTGACCAGCGGCCGCAGCACCCTGGCGCCCGACTACGCGCCCCTGACCGAGCTGGGCGTGCGCGACTTCGGCCTGGAGGTGTGGACCGCCCTGCTCGGTCCGGCCGGCCTCTCGCCCGAGGCCCGGGCCCGCGTCACCCGCGAGATCGCCGTCATCATGAAGAACCCCGAGGTGCGCCAGCAGCTCTTCGACCGGGGCTGGCAGCCGGTCGGCACCTCGCCCGAGGGCATGCGCGCGCGCGTGAAGGAAGAGGCGGCGATCATGGGCCGGATCATCCAGGCGCGCGGGATCACGCTGCAGTGA